A stretch of Sulfurimonas autotrophica DSM 16294 DNA encodes these proteins:
- a CDS encoding YcaO-like family protein, whose protein sequence is MNFLSKEAPLQQSISAMKAVLSDVGCETVFQEQKNPLSHCYSVNLSSKEAPRHIYSNGKGVLSDASMASALGEYIERLQTNNFFIDFHLPNKKYYPDEAALDFHEEYLSDELMSVYNSEGNLSPEDLVDFNSDYEDKIVALPFIKQSTQERVPIPLNILSNLYVSNGLATGNTPLEARVQALSEIFERYAKIAIIKNGYALPKFPDAVVKSFPKVYEDVQALQKLGYKIEVLDASLGGEFPVTAISLINPENATLFVSFGAHPILEVALERTMTELMQGRSLENLDNFEVPTFDMSLVADSFNLESHFVDSNGKLGLPFLSAKKSFEYTPVSYAGNAIQDEYNYLTDILKKMDKEFYVREYDYLGFYSCQIIVPGVSEVYPIDDLIYNNKNNGKLIRDMVLNFTKYDPQEIMLNIESLEDSLNVEKYIGVIFEQNFTMAEFKAQILLRLGEYDEALELLEYGTNQLGHLVVELARLKEMELDFEDYEEALYDVFTKEQVDKALGILEGEEFLIDTTLHQDYKNMLTLYDKLERQKCKMK, encoded by the coding sequence AAAAAAATCCTCTCTCACACTGCTACTCAGTGAATCTCAGCTCAAAAGAAGCCCCGAGACATATTTACTCTAACGGCAAAGGCGTGCTCAGTGATGCTTCCATGGCAAGTGCTTTAGGTGAATACATTGAACGTTTACAGACAAATAACTTTTTTATAGATTTTCATCTGCCAAATAAAAAATATTATCCTGATGAAGCTGCATTGGATTTTCACGAAGAATATCTCAGTGATGAACTGATGTCCGTTTACAACTCTGAAGGCAATTTGTCACCTGAAGACTTAGTAGACTTTAATAGCGACTATGAGGACAAAATTGTTGCTCTGCCTTTCATCAAGCAATCCACTCAGGAGCGTGTTCCTATTCCGCTAAATATTTTGAGCAATCTCTACGTGAGTAATGGTTTGGCAACGGGGAATACACCACTTGAGGCAAGAGTGCAGGCATTAAGTGAAATATTTGAGAGATATGCGAAAATTGCCATCATAAAAAACGGGTATGCTCTGCCAAAATTCCCTGATGCAGTCGTAAAAAGTTTCCCAAAAGTGTATGAAGATGTACAGGCGTTGCAAAAACTCGGCTACAAAATAGAGGTACTTGATGCTTCTCTTGGCGGAGAGTTTCCAGTGACTGCCATCTCGCTTATAAATCCAGAAAATGCAACCCTATTTGTTTCTTTTGGTGCACACCCTATTTTAGAAGTTGCACTTGAGAGAACTATGACGGAGCTTATGCAGGGACGCTCGTTAGAGAATCTTGACAATTTTGAAGTGCCTACATTTGATATGAGTCTTGTTGCGGACAGCTTTAACCTTGAGTCGCACTTTGTAGATTCAAACGGCAAACTCGGACTTCCTTTTTTAAGTGCCAAAAAAAGTTTTGAGTATACACCTGTTAGTTATGCAGGCAACGCAATACAAGATGAATACAACTATCTCACAGACATTCTCAAAAAAATGGACAAAGAATTTTATGTCAGAGAGTATGATTATTTGGGCTTTTACTCATGCCAAATCATTGTACCGGGTGTTTCGGAGGTTTACCCCATCGATGATTTGATTTATAACAACAAAAACAACGGAAAACTCATCCGTGATATGGTTTTAAACTTTACAAAATATGACCCGCAGGAAATTATGCTAAATATTGAATCTTTAGAAGATTCACTCAATGTTGAAAAGTACATCGGCGTAATTTTTGAGCAAAATTTCACTATGGCTGAGTTTAAAGCACAAATTCTTTTGCGTTTAGGCGAGTATGATGAAGCGCTTGAACTGTTAGAGTACGGTACAAACCAACTTGGTCATCTTGTTGTAGAGCTGGCTAGACTCAAAGAGATGGAGCTTGATTTTGAAGATTATGAAGAGGCTTTATATGATGTTTTTACAAAAGAGCAGGTAGATAAAGCACTTGGTATACTAGAGGGAGAAGAATTTTTGATAGACACGACATTGCATCAAGACTATAAAAATATGCTTACCCTCTATGACAAACTTGAGAGACAAAAATGCAAAATGAAATAG
- a CDS encoding class I SAM-dependent rRNA methyltransferase: protein MQNEIDLTLKSDFIEQIKNGYPLISKECVEDWSTITQEGSILRLIDKKKNFIAKGYYGLQNKGQSWVLSRKADEAIDTDFFKHKIKAALAYRKDFFANEQTTAFRVLNGEGDGIGGLSIDYFEGYYLFTWYSIGIYELKEMILEAFKQSVDFKGIYQKKRFDTKGRYLDDNNDFVCGKEAPRPLHVKENGAKFAIYLDDGAMVGVFLDQRDVRKAIRDKYAKDKTVLNTFSYTGAFSVFAALGGAKSTTSVDLAKRSLPKTKEQFSINNIDLEKQNIVVEDVFLYFKYAVRKKLLFDMVVVDPPSFARSKKHTFSASKDYVKLLKEVIQITNSGGIIVASTNAANFSMMTFRGFIDKAFKELKIKYKVQESYSLPKDFRVAEKFKESDYLKVVFVQRVK from the coding sequence ATGCAAAATGAAATAGATCTCACACTCAAATCCGACTTTATAGAGCAGATAAAAAACGGCTACCCTCTTATATCTAAAGAATGCGTTGAAGATTGGAGTACAATAACACAAGAAGGTTCCATACTCAGGCTAATTGACAAGAAAAAAAACTTTATTGCCAAAGGCTATTACGGTCTTCAAAACAAAGGCCAAAGCTGGGTACTTTCACGCAAAGCAGATGAAGCAATAGACACAGATTTTTTCAAACATAAAATAAAAGCCGCCCTAGCCTACAGAAAAGATTTTTTTGCTAACGAGCAAACAACTGCCTTTAGAGTTTTAAACGGCGAAGGTGACGGAATCGGCGGCTTGAGTATTGATTATTTTGAAGGGTATTATCTTTTTACCTGGTACAGCATAGGAATATATGAGCTAAAAGAGATGATACTTGAAGCTTTTAAACAAAGTGTCGATTTTAAAGGCATCTATCAAAAAAAGCGTTTTGATACAAAAGGCAGATATCTTGATGATAACAATGACTTTGTTTGCGGCAAAGAAGCACCACGGCCTTTACATGTAAAGGAAAATGGTGCCAAATTTGCAATTTATTTGGATGATGGAGCGATGGTCGGGGTATTTTTAGACCAAAGAGATGTAAGAAAAGCCATTCGTGACAAATATGCGAAAGACAAAACCGTGCTCAACACCTTTTCATACACCGGTGCATTTTCTGTATTTGCAGCCCTTGGCGGTGCAAAAAGTACAACAAGTGTAGATTTGGCAAAAAGAAGCCTGCCTAAAACAAAAGAACAATTCAGCATTAACAATATTGACTTAGAAAAACAAAATATCGTTGTTGAAGATGTCTTTTTATACTTCAAGTATGCCGTGAGAAAAAAACTTCTTTTTGATATGGTTGTCGTGGATCCACCAAGTTTTGCACGTTCAAAAAAACATACATTCAGTGCAAGCAAAGACTATGTAAAACTCCTCAAAGAAGTCATACAAATAACAAATAGCGGCGGCATTATCGTCGCTTCCACCAATGCTGCTAACTTTAGTATGATGACTTTTCGAGGCTTTATAGACAAAGCTTTTAAAGAGTTAAAAATAAAATACAAAGTGCAAGAGAGTTACTCTCTGCCAAAAGATTTTCGCGTGGCAGAGAAGTTTAAAGAAAGCGACTACTTAAAAGTGGTGTTTGTACAAAGAGTAAAATAA
- a CDS encoding rhodanese-like domain-containing protein: MNHNEQMKEYYKRCDIGLIKGHLKELLTKAKEEIKQIKVEDIDLENMVLIDVREADEFASGVIPAKSIFTIPRGKIEFAVDDKLVNLSDHQIVCYCLKGARGLMAAKTLKDLGFSNVVNLEGGIESWVNAGKEIKNYLGYFTLCTNTTFK, from the coding sequence ATGAATCATAATGAACAGATGAAAGAGTACTATAAAAGGTGTGATATCGGCCTAATAAAGGGGCACTTAAAGGAGTTGCTCACAAAAGCCAAAGAGGAAATAAAACAGATAAAAGTTGAAGATATTGACTTGGAAAATATGGTTTTGATTGATGTCAGAGAAGCCGATGAATTTGCCAGTGGTGTCATACCCGCTAAGTCTATTTTTACTATTCCAAGAGGTAAAATTGAATTTGCCGTTGATGACAAGCTCGTTAATTTGAGTGATCATCAAATAGTTTGCTATTGCCTTAAGGGTGCCAGAGGGCTAATGGCTGCTAAAACATTAAAAGATTTAGGTTTTAGTAATGTTGTAAACCTTGAAGGCGGAATAGAGAGCTGGGTAAATGCAGGTAAAGAGATTAAAAACTATCTTGGTTATTTTACTCTTTGTACAAACACCACTTTTAAGTAG
- the coaBC gene encoding bifunctional phosphopantothenoylcysteine decarboxylase/phosphopantothenate--cysteine ligase CoaBC, with protein MNIPNDLIKDKKILLAVTGSIAIYKTLELVRNFVKAGAEVKVVMSQSAKKFIAPLTFETLTSNQVLDDTNESWANEHNHIQTTEWADIMVIAPATANTIAKLANAIADNMLLQCALAFSGMKILAPSANTNMLENPITQANLKMLGISNYTILETQTKELACKTVGDGAMAEPLDIFYQTCRELLKEEFWEHRRVIVTGGGTIEKIDEVRYISNFSSGKMASALATALYLKGADVNLIATKFDSDLPVNMHKIEVEDSEEMLEYLVDSIRIAKKGKLSKPTLVRDEHIHVIQKKPYLFMAAAVSDYVPEFPQDSKLKKENLGEKWELGLKKNIDILSSIDKEGITVIGFKAEIDKDKAKENAKEMLQKKGLDGVCLNILDNAQSFGSDDNEIEFITAHKDVLLPRDDKLSVSFEIVKNAKELQE; from the coding sequence ATGAATATACCAAATGATTTAATAAAAGATAAAAAAATCCTCCTTGCAGTGACAGGTTCTATTGCTATATATAAAACACTTGAACTCGTTAGAAACTTCGTTAAAGCAGGAGCAGAAGTAAAAGTCGTGATGAGCCAAAGTGCAAAAAAATTCATAGCTCCGCTTACATTTGAAACACTCACTTCCAATCAAGTTCTTGATGATACGAATGAATCTTGGGCAAATGAACATAATCATATTCAAACAACAGAATGGGCAGATATTATGGTCATTGCGCCTGCGACTGCAAATACAATTGCAAAACTTGCCAATGCCATTGCTGATAACATGCTATTGCAGTGTGCTCTTGCATTTAGCGGTATGAAAATTTTAGCTCCTTCAGCAAATACAAATATGCTTGAAAATCCCATAACACAGGCAAATCTGAAGATGCTTGGAATTTCAAACTATACTATTTTAGAGACTCAGACAAAAGAACTTGCCTGTAAAACAGTCGGTGACGGTGCTATGGCTGAGCCATTAGACATTTTTTATCAAACTTGCCGTGAGCTGCTCAAAGAAGAGTTTTGGGAGCATAGACGCGTTATAGTTACGGGCGGTGGTACTATTGAGAAGATAGATGAAGTGCGTTATATTTCAAATTTTTCAAGTGGAAAAATGGCATCTGCACTAGCAACTGCACTTTACTTAAAAGGTGCGGATGTAAACCTCATTGCGACAAAATTTGACAGTGATTTACCTGTAAATATGCATAAAATAGAAGTCGAAGATTCAGAGGAAATGCTTGAGTATCTGGTAGATTCTATACGCATTGCAAAAAAAGGCAAGCTCTCAAAACCTACACTTGTTCGAGATGAACATATACATGTAATCCAAAAGAAACCTTATCTCTTTATGGCGGCAGCTGTGAGTGACTATGTTCCTGAATTTCCACAAGATTCCAAGCTCAAAAAAGAGAATTTAGGTGAAAAATGGGAATTGGGCCTTAAAAAGAATATAGATATATTAAGTTCTATTGATAAAGAAGGTATAACAGTCATAGGTTTTAAAGCTGAAATAGACAAAGACAAAGCAAAAGAAAATGCCAAAGAAATGCTTCAGAAAAAAGGGCTTGACGGAGTTTGTTTAAATATTTTAGACAATGCGCAAAGCTTTGGCAGTGATGACAATGAAATCGAATTTATTACAGCACACAAAGATGTCCTCTTGCCTAGAGATGATAAACTGAGTGTTTCATTTGAAATAGTAAAAAATGCAAAAGAACTTCAAGAGTAG
- a CDS encoding di-trans,poly-cis-decaprenylcistransferase, which translates to MNKAKHIAIIMDGNGRWAELQGKKRVKGHEAGAKVVKEITTYCSNDEDIERLTLYAFSTENWKRPRLEVEFLMKLLEKYLKDELLSYLQNNVKFEAIGDIRAFSKSLQKTIQMVEEKTAHCDGLVQSLALNYGSQDEILRAVNSLKKHDENITVEMLNNALDCKQDVDLLIRTGGDKRLSNFLLWQSAYAELFFTDTLWPDFTCKELEKIIHKFTKVERRFGGLK; encoded by the coding sequence ATGAACAAAGCCAAACATATTGCTATTATCATGGATGGCAACGGCCGCTGGGCAGAACTGCAAGGCAAAAAACGAGTCAAAGGGCATGAGGCAGGTGCAAAAGTGGTCAAAGAAATCACAACCTACTGCTCAAATGATGAAGATATAGAGCGCTTGACACTCTATGCATTTTCAACAGAAAACTGGAAAAGACCGCGTCTTGAAGTTGAATTTTTGATGAAACTTTTAGAAAAGTACCTCAAAGACGAGCTTCTTTCATACTTACAAAATAATGTCAAATTTGAAGCTATCGGCGATATACGGGCCTTTTCAAAATCATTGCAAAAGACGATACAAATGGTTGAAGAAAAAACTGCCCACTGTGACGGTCTTGTTCAAAGTCTCGCGCTTAACTATGGCTCACAAGATGAAATTCTTCGTGCGGTCAATTCTTTAAAAAAGCATGATGAAAACATCACAGTAGAAATGCTTAATAATGCACTTGATTGCAAACAAGACGTGGATTTATTGATTCGCACAGGAGGAGACAAAAGACTCTCCAACTTTCTGCTATGGCAGTCAGCATATGCAGAACTTTTTTTTACAGACACGCTCTGGCCTGACTTTACATGTAAAGAGCTTGAAAAAATCATACATAAATTTACAAAAGTCGAAAGACGATTTGGCGGTCTCAAATGA
- a CDS encoding prepilin peptidase, with the protein MMELGIAFIIGLLFGSFLNVVILRIPKGESVVFDASHCTSCGKKLKPWHNIPLLSWLLLRGKCAYCKSSISMQYPLVELLSGFIFVVIANKFGLEFPAFFIALSFLMLLALSVIDFRYKMIPDSLNLLAIFFAIMGAWSINGVIINLENALLFAGGFTLLRFALSYYLTSSVYKAGLKTKTSWNKHYDRTPFIEAMGEGDIMVAATMGALLGVKLGLFAIFLSALLALPVMLFVLNKSKEEQRVPFVPFLALATFIVYIYDSQILSFIQANY; encoded by the coding sequence ATGATGGAACTTGGCATAGCTTTTATTATAGGTTTACTTTTTGGTTCATTTTTAAATGTTGTTATTCTTCGTATACCAAAAGGTGAGAGTGTTGTTTTTGATGCTTCACACTGCACATCTTGTGGTAAAAAGCTAAAGCCATGGCACAATATTCCTCTGCTTTCATGGCTTCTCTTACGAGGCAAGTGCGCTTACTGTAAAAGTAGTATTTCTATGCAGTACCCTCTTGTTGAACTGCTCTCAGGATTTATTTTTGTCGTCATAGCCAATAAATTCGGTTTAGAGTTTCCGGCATTTTTTATAGCACTAAGTTTTTTAATGCTTTTAGCCCTTTCGGTTATAGATTTTAGATATAAAATGATACCCGACTCACTCAACCTTTTGGCAATTTTCTTCGCTATTATGGGTGCATGGAGCATAAATGGAGTCATTATAAATCTTGAAAATGCTTTGCTCTTTGCAGGTGGTTTTACACTTCTGCGTTTTGCACTTTCATATTACCTAACATCTTCGGTCTATAAAGCCGGATTAAAAACAAAAACATCTTGGAACAAACACTATGACAGAACGCCTTTTATAGAAGCTATGGGAGAAGGTGACATTATGGTTGCGGCTACAATGGGTGCACTTCTTGGTGTAAAACTTGGTCTTTTTGCCATTTTTCTCTCAGCACTCTTAGCGCTTCCTGTTATGCTGTTCGTTTTAAATAAATCAAAAGAGGAACAGCGTGTTCCTTTTGTTCCCTTTTTAGCTCTTGCTACATTTATAGTCTATATTTATGACTCCCAAATCCTAAGTTTTATACAGGCCAACTACTAA
- a CDS encoding LptF/LptG family permease, which translates to MQRLQKYILNNFSALFMSIFLPLFVIASVIFLIKLSTYTAVIQLSIWEMGKLYLFVLPEILFYTLPITFFIAATLSLFKLSNDNEIIVIFALGIEPGFIVKTFFKPAFILSLLLAFDFLVVSPHTTVLSKNFLSYKKSEAKFNLAASEFGNSFGDWLLYIGEKDKDGTFSKVFLFNKKQENEEILIAAKRATVINDAGILRLKLMDGEGYSYSTNKFSQVNFKAMLINDTLKADLTTYKQPLQYWLSKENAGRKKHVLIKDTLLSLFPMITLFLIASIGIVQVRHQKSKVYLYLFLTIVLYYGMTIGLEKMFQYYTILVVTLSWLIATYIFYRKTIVNKF; encoded by the coding sequence ATGCAAAGATTACAAAAATATATACTCAATAACTTTTCTGCCCTTTTTATGTCTATCTTTTTACCGCTGTTTGTTATAGCATCGGTCATATTTTTGATTAAACTTTCCACCTACACTGCTGTAATTCAACTCAGTATTTGGGAAATGGGGAAACTCTACCTTTTTGTTTTACCTGAGATTCTTTTTTATACCCTGCCAATTACCTTTTTTATTGCGGCTACGCTCTCATTATTTAAGCTCTCAAATGACAACGAAATCATTGTTATTTTTGCATTGGGCATTGAGCCGGGCTTTATTGTAAAAACTTTTTTCAAACCGGCATTTATTTTAAGTCTGCTTTTAGCCTTTGACTTTTTGGTTGTTTCTCCTCATACAACAGTTTTATCAAAAAACTTTCTCTCTTATAAAAAAAGTGAAGCAAAGTTCAACCTTGCGGCCAGTGAGTTTGGAAACAGTTTTGGCGACTGGCTTTTATATATCGGGGAAAAAGATAAAGATGGTACTTTCTCAAAAGTATTTTTATTTAACAAAAAACAAGAAAATGAAGAGATACTTATAGCTGCTAAAAGAGCAACAGTCATCAACGACGCAGGTATTTTACGCCTGAAACTTATGGACGGTGAGGGTTACAGTTACTCTACAAATAAGTTTTCTCAAGTCAATTTTAAAGCAATGCTTATAAATGATACACTCAAAGCGGATCTGACAACTTATAAACAACCTCTGCAATATTGGCTCTCAAAAGAGAATGCAGGCAGAAAGAAGCATGTTCTTATTAAAGACACCCTCTTAAGTCTTTTTCCTATGATAACACTTTTTTTAATTGCGAGCATCGGCATAGTCCAGGTCAGACATCAAAAGTCTAAAGTCTATTTATACCTCTTTTTAACTATAGTTTTATACTATGGAATGACTATTGGTTTAGAAAAAATGTTTCAATACTATACTATTTTAGTTGTCACTCTTTCATGGCTTATCGCTACCTATATTTTCTATAGAAAAACCATTGTAAACAAGTTTTAA
- the truA gene encoding tRNA pseudouridine(38-40) synthase TruA: MRVALHLAYNGTHFFGSQTQKETSKTVLGELENVLKKLGIEQKVIASGRTDKGVHATMQVCHIDLPPYWEDTQKLKRVLNEMLNDALHVKRIRPVSDDFHARYSAKKRTYRYIIKTTQSNPFEKDFVTFLKDINFENIQENIALFVGKHDFKQFMKTGSEVKSTTRIIYKAFAYKYKDYVVLNFQANGFLRSQIRLMVGALLSLNAQQIQEQLNCSNNYKIKPAPANGLYLSTITY; this comes from the coding sequence ATGAGAGTAGCACTACATTTAGCTTATAACGGCACACATTTCTTTGGTTCGCAAACACAAAAAGAGACATCAAAAACGGTTCTTGGCGAGCTTGAAAATGTTTTAAAAAAACTCGGTATTGAGCAAAAAGTAATCGCAAGCGGACGAACAGACAAAGGAGTGCATGCGACAATGCAAGTCTGCCATATCGACCTGCCTCCATATTGGGAAGATACACAAAAACTCAAAAGAGTCCTCAATGAAATGCTCAATGACGCTTTACATGTAAAGAGAATCAGACCGGTAAGTGATGATTTTCATGCAAGATACAGCGCCAAAAAAAGGACCTATCGCTACATCATAAAAACGACGCAAAGCAATCCCTTTGAAAAAGATTTTGTGACTTTTTTAAAGGATATAAATTTTGAAAACATACAAGAGAATATAGCTCTTTTTGTCGGTAAACATGATTTTAAACAGTTTATGAAGACAGGCAGTGAGGTAAAATCTACAACAAGAATCATCTATAAAGCCTTTGCATACAAATATAAAGATTATGTTGTATTAAATTTTCAGGCAAACGGATTTTTACGAAGTCAAATAAGATTAATGGTCGGTGCACTTTTATCGCTCAATGCACAACAAATACAAGAACAACTCAACTGCAGTAACAACTACAAAATAAAACCGGCCCCAGCCAACGGACTTTATCTCTCAACAATTACATATTAA
- a CDS encoding cytochrome P460 family protein: protein MLTPQNNDWWYGAYDKTGTTVWFEGKIKSCIKCHQIAKKTDYLFTESVMEEIDFQE, encoded by the coding sequence ATATTAACTCCTCAAAACAATGACTGGTGGTACGGAGCATATGATAAAACAGGAACGACCGTCTGGTTTGAGGGGAAAATAAAATCATGTATCAAGTGCCATCAAATAGCAAAAAAAACTGATTATCTTTTTACTGAAAGTGTAATGGAAGAGATTGACTTTCAAGAGTAA
- a CDS encoding iron-sulfur cluster assembly scaffold protein, translating to MFENVKMPEGLNPEVLEHLMNPQNYGKLDDADGVGVALDEKTKEYVIFYTKLDGDIIKDVKFATNGCQDTVVIGSMFTQMIKGNDTEYANTAVEKMHDKLGQLSPQQQICADIVFTAFLASLKNYENRQNGEDEELHVFKMKESCESTAMPKDEENE from the coding sequence ATGTTTGAAAATGTAAAAATGCCTGAAGGGCTCAATCCTGAAGTATTAGAGCATTTAATGAATCCACAAAATTATGGAAAATTAGATGATGCAGACGGTGTCGGTGTTGCTTTGGATGAAAAAACAAAAGAGTATGTCATCTTTTATACAAAACTTGACGGCGACATTATAAAAGATGTCAAATTTGCAACAAACGGTTGTCAAGACACAGTAGTTATCGGCTCAATGTTTACACAAATGATAAAAGGTAATGACACAGAGTATGCAAATACCGCTGTAGAAAAAATGCATGATAAACTGGGGCAACTCTCGCCGCAACAGCAGATTTGCGCAGACATTGTATTTACGGCTTTTTTAGCATCACTTAAAAATTATGAAAATAGACAAAACGGCGAAGATGAAGAGTTACATGTATTTAAAATGAAAGAAAGTTGTGAATCAACTGCAATGCCAAAGGATGAAGAAAATGAATAA
- a CDS encoding protein-binding non-hem iron, with translation MNKTYQEKHELWLSILFASFAVNNEEIKSRLYDFSQIAFRHMKWLGQEALENGEDYNYDRDMVLFKRNTVFEIIEALQEEIKAIQKFYPENILGERIKTDDAYLLEYLSQVLKDSANNKEVTAFNMQRKWDDKNLAQEQIDALTLFLFEESYKEYELILIYAYMQARTKDVLHFNVFQDLVDESHFHLKSFGNMMAKLGILALPRELHTMTYVVKDLNQFVKDGIAEEEAAKVMCKELSDAIKDEELSKFFDFINYQESYHIELMKKLL, from the coding sequence ATGAATAAGACATATCAAGAAAAACATGAACTGTGGCTCTCTATACTTTTTGCATCATTTGCAGTAAATAATGAAGAAATTAAATCTCGGTTATATGATTTTTCTCAAATTGCATTTCGTCACATGAAGTGGCTGGGTCAAGAAGCATTGGAAAATGGTGAAGATTATAACTATGACAGAGATATGGTTTTGTTCAAACGTAACACAGTTTTTGAAATCATTGAAGCACTCCAAGAAGAAATCAAAGCAATACAAAAGTTTTACCCTGAAAATATTTTAGGAGAGCGTATCAAAACTGATGACGCCTACCTTTTGGAATATCTCTCTCAAGTTTTAAAAGATAGTGCAAATAATAAAGAAGTGACTGCCTTTAATATGCAAAGAAAATGGGACGATAAAAATCTTGCACAAGAACAGATTGATGCACTCACACTTTTTTTATTTGAAGAATCATACAAAGAGTATGAACTTATTTTAATCTATGCCTATATGCAGGCCAGAACAAAAGATGTACTCCATTTCAACGTTTTTCAAGATCTTGTTGACGAATCACACTTTCACCTTAAATCATTTGGCAATATGATGGCAAAACTCGGCATTTTGGCTCTTCCGAGAGAACTCCATACCATGACCTATGTCGTCAAAGATTTAAACCAATTTGTCAAAGACGGTATAGCAGAAGAAGAAGCAGCAAAAGTAATGTGCAAAGAACTCAGTGATGCTATTAAAGATGAAGAGCTTTCAAAATTCTTTGATTTTATTAATTATCAGGAAAGCTATCATATAGAACTTATGAAAAAACTTTTATAA
- a CDS encoding ElyC/SanA/YdcF family protein, with the protein MSLGFLLKKFVTFFVEPLGLVVTLFAIGLFLLHVKRVRAAKIMLSLGLFLLLLFSYPPFTNFLVQNLENQYPKFDYTQNVKYIHVLGNGHNTDKSQPISSQISSGGTKRVLEGVIIHKRMPGSKIIFTGYEGKTDTPNAVMNAKLANALGIKYEDMIINGKPTDTKEEALFTKTLVGNESFILVTSATHMPRAMMLFTSLGMHPIPAPTNYYKSEFRGYLRAPDPGCFFISSIAIHEYLGILWAKLKS; encoded by the coding sequence ATGAGTTTGGGATTTTTACTGAAAAAATTTGTTACATTCTTTGTAGAGCCTTTGGGTTTGGTTGTGACCTTGTTTGCAATTGGACTTTTTTTGTTACATGTAAAGAGAGTTCGCGCTGCTAAAATAATGCTTTCTTTAGGGTTGTTTTTACTGCTGTTATTTTCCTACCCGCCTTTTACAAATTTTTTGGTGCAAAATTTAGAAAATCAGTATCCGAAATTTGATTATACACAGAATGTAAAGTACATTCATGTTCTTGGGAACGGACACAATACAGATAAATCTCAGCCTATTTCTTCACAAATCAGTAGCGGAGGAACAAAAAGGGTACTAGAAGGTGTCATCATTCATAAAAGAATGCCTGGTTCTAAAATAATTTTTACAGGATATGAAGGAAAAACAGATACCCCAAATGCAGTAATGAATGCTAAGCTTGCCAATGCCCTTGGTATAAAATATGAAGATATGATAATTAACGGCAAGCCGACCGATACAAAAGAAGAAGCACTGTTTACGAAAACTCTTGTGGGCAATGAGTCATTTATACTGGTGACATCTGCAACACATATGCCGCGTGCTATGATGCTTTTTACATCTTTAGGTATGCATCCTATCCCTGCGCCGACAAATTATTATAAAAGTGAATTCAGAGGATATTTACGAGCACCAGATCCAGGTTGTTTTTTTATATCCAGTATTGCTATACATGAGTATTTAGGAATACTCTGGGCGAAACTAAAATCATAG